TCGCCGCGACTCGAACAACAGACTTATTTTGAAAACCTTGATTAACACAACCGACCGCATCCTATTTACTCACGTTTATTTAAAACAGACGGAGCCTAACTCGTCACCGATGACGTCTGCACTCTTCTTCTCGAGCAATCGACTCTCGTTGAAGATTTGAATTTCGCGACCGATCGCGCTAATAACAAGTGAccttttttttaacaaaattaacaaTCTCGATTGCACTTTCGTCCGTGACGACGAACCTAACGTTTCCCCGATCCGCGAACGAATCGATGCCTGATGATTCTTGTTTTATCAAAGGATTCGCCTGGTCGCTGTTGAGCagctttaaaaaattttcatactGCTCAGCACCGACCGCCGGAACTCTTCTATCTGTCATTAACCGAAAGCGACGATTTGCGAAGCTACGCGAGAACTGTCGCTCTAACAAGATAATAATCTAACCAGTATGACTAATACGTTCTCATCTTAATCTTGACAATCCTAAATGACTCTTGCGATCATCTCCTGCGACGCCCGCGCGCTGCGGCTCCAGCGAGACAGTCTCAAatgattttctattttctttcagAAATAAAAGCAAGGAAAAAGCATGCAGGTAAGAAGTAATCCGCATGAAGCGTTCGCTAATCACGATGGAGCTACACGTACATGTAATGCATGGTAGAACTAATACATCGCTGCGGAAAATTCGTTTTCCCGCGTGGAATTCGGTCCGGCGAAAAACCGGGAAAATTTGTAGAAACGAGAAATTGTCGTTTTGCTTCTGCAAAATTTCTTGACAATTTTCTGGACTTGTTCTGAGCAATTGGAATCGAACGTGCGTCGTTTCCAAGCAGCTCCCATTGAGCATTATCTAAATTTTTGAAGGAAATGCTGTTCAATTCCAGTTAGAGTTACTCTAGACTCCAGATGAATAGTTTATAGTGTAAGCAAAACCTTTAGCAAACCTAGTTTGTTCTACTTGTGGTATATTTCTACCATCCCCGCCATAAGTAATACTTCCAATCTCTATTCTCCTTTTCTCAATGATctatctatgcaatcctctattccaATCCAACTAAAAACGAAACTAATATCTGGCTCGGGCCTAACAAAGCCTAATCCATACTAGGCTTAATCTAGTACTAACTATATTTTAAGTAACTCGGAACACTAACTTTTGATCTCGCTAACGTTGCATTAATCCCTGCACCCTGACAATACTGAAAACTTCTGTTTCCATCTTGTATTCTCCACGAACGTCCAACATCTCAGCATCCCTAAATCCATTTCCGGTTTCCTAGATGCATGCGACCAATCTCTTCCAAAATAGCGAACGTATGAAATGTTCGGAGAGCAAAGATTTCCGGGGATTCTATTGCTCTGCAATGTTGTAGAACAACGACGAGCAACCTGCCAATTACATATTCAAATGAACAAGGAGAAATCTTCATTGAATTATTCAACGGCAATAGCAATTTTATTCCAACACAGGAAGTTGTCTCAAGCGACACAATAGGAACAGCGATTAAGCTTCTTTTCAAATACAACTGAGCCACTAGGAAGCATATTAAGAGGCTTCTGATGGttaaagagttaagaattaatatcAATAAGATTTATAAAATCCGAAGGGTTAAGAGTTTAAGGAAGAGCAGTTGTTGATGGTAACAATTAACTGTCGTAATAGTGTAACGCTGATAGCAAACGAATAAATGCTTGAAAATTGATGGGAAAAATTCCAAATTTGCCCGATACGGTAAGGGGGGTTGCTCGTCGTTGTTCTGTAAGGGCACGACCGCCGGAAACCGCTGTTCCCATTCGAGGACGAGCAGAGAAGGGTGTCAGGACTTGCGCTCGCGAGTTCGCAACAGGCAGAGCTAACACGATCATTGGTTGACCACGCAGAGAAAGATCTTGGTTTCCTGCGTATTGGCTCGCTGAACGAGCGCGTGAAACGTACGACGGAAGCGTTCAGCCAGTTCCTGGGTGTGGCAACTAGCAGCAGCgccagcagcaacagcaaccaCGAGAAGATACACAAGAGCTGGGGCTCGGCGGATAATGTGCAGGTAGACCATTGGTCCCAGTTCCACCTCGAAATTACCatcgagatatacagggtgtgcctGACATTCACCTGAAACATCTCCCGTCGTCCCTTCATCGAAAAAGGAACAAGCAAGTGTATAGAGAAGATTTTTGTATGAATATTATTTTGAATGAATCCTGAAGGTCAACTGAAAGTCGTCTGAGGGTCAACACATTGCACACGCTTGAATTTGTCTTTCCAACGTACTATTCAAAATACGTagtcgatttttaaaatatgacCTTGAAAAGGAAGTCTGTATCAGGACGATCGTTTCACTGAAGTGAAACTTCTTTTTCCACGCTCTATTCCAGGTGAGAATCtcaggtgactcaccctgtacacTCGAACGGACCGCGTCGCTTTTGACCCTCTATAATTATTCAACCCCTTGGCCGGCTCCGGCGATTATGCGACGAATACGCGAACTCGTTTTTAATATTAACACGCGCTTTCCCCGGCGCTGGAGGATGCGGGGAAATTACCGTGCACTTCGTCGCAGGATTTTAATCGAAAATCGTTACTTTGCGACGGGAGATGATTACATTGGATCGCGGTCGCTGCTCTGTGCACTCGCGCGAGCGTACCGGGTGCTAGCGAAGCTGACGAGGGAGCTAAATTGCTCGGGAATCGTGCGAGAGACCTTCGACTTCAAGGTTTGCCCGGTCCGGTCATTTTGTTCGACTTTGATGAATTTTCTACTGCTCCGTCGATGGTAGAGAAGAACGAGGGTACGAGAGTTACAGTCCAGGCTGAATTGAAACGGCTTCTAGAAATTGAACCTTTGCTTCTTAACCCCTTGACCGTTCTTCTCCTTCATCATTTCTTAGAAGAAAACGGAAATTTCTGTCTATCAGATATCCGTATTACTGCAGCGCTTAGATTCGTGTTGATAgcagagaaataaaattttgtttcgatTCAAAGAAGATAGTCTTCGATAGTATTTTTGTAGTCCGGGGGTTGCAGGGTCGCATAGAAGTATGCTGGTTAATTTTGACTGTTTCCTCAGTTGGACCAGAAGATGATGCCACCACCAAAGTACGCAGCCATCAAGAAGAGGAGGAGTCGAAGGGCACAGGATTTTGGATCGTCGCGGGACCACACGGCCAGCCAGCCCAGCACCCCTTTGTTACAGGGCAAAGTGTCCCGATCGGGTCAACATCGGCGACCAACGTCCACCACAGTCGTCACCACCATCAGATCGCAGCATAACAACGATTCCGATTCCGACACCGCGTGCGGCTTTGATTCCACGTGGCGAGGATCGGCGCAGTTGTAGAGAAATTATTTATTCCGTCGTGAACAGCGCAGAGGCTTTATCCGATCAGGATGTATACGAAACTGGTCAGCCCTCCTTCCGCTATTACTATCGACAGACAGCGGATTCTAAGTCTTAGGGATTATTGTATCAGAATGGTACCGATGGAGAGATTATTGCTACTGTCATTTGATTATGGAAAATCTGTTGATTGTAACTGTCGAGTATAGTGTTAAGT
This window of the Halictus rubicundus isolate RS-2024b chromosome 9, iyHalRubi1_principal, whole genome shotgun sequence genome carries:
- the LOC143357402 gene encoding uncharacterized protein LOC143357402 → MQFDHENVFNLLVQVYGANQDIRDYSGKKARQYLVSQEAAVSQDTFRKIKARKKHAEKDLGFLRIGSLNERVKRTTEAFSQFLGVATSSSASSNSNHEKIHKSWGSADNVQLDQKMMPPPKYAAIKKRRSRRAQDFGSSRDHTASQPSTPLLQGKVSRSGQHRRPTSTTVVTTIRSQHNNDSDSDTACGFDSTWRGSAQL